The following nucleotide sequence is from Chloroflexota bacterium.
GATGCGCCGCTCACCCCCGACCGGCCGGCGCGGCTGATTCCGCACCCGCTCGCCGACGCGTTCGAAGTGGTGCACCCGAGCGGGACTCGGACGGAATTCCCGGTCACCGCCCCCGCGGTGCTCGACGCCGGCGAGATCGGGACCTACGTCGTGCGGCAATACCGCGATGGCCAGGTGCTGTCGCAGACACGCCTGGTGGTCGAGCCGCCCGAGGGAGAAGTTGGCACCGGTTTCGCCCAGACGATGACGGGCGCCGCGGCGCCCACGGCCGGCGCGACCGCGGGGGTGCCGGAGACCGTCCGGCTGTGGCCGGTCTTCGCCGCGCTGGCGTTGTTCTTCCTGATCGCCGAGTGGTGGTGGTTCCACCGCGTTCGCGGGTTGCGGTAGCGCCGTGACGCTGGATCGCATCTGGCTGCTCGCCTTCCTGGCGCTCATCCCGCTCGCCATTTGGATGACGCACGCGAGCCGCGCCCGACTCTCGCGGCGACGCACAGCCGTTGCCGCGATCCTGCGCTCGGTGGCCATCGCCGCCATGGTGGTGGCGCTGGCCGGACCCGGAGGCGGCAGCGGCCCACCCGTCACGATCTTCGCCGTTGACACCTCGGCCAGCGTGCCGCTGGCCGATCAGGCCCTGGCCATGGGGCAGGTCGAAGACTTCGCGCGGGCCTTCAGCTCCGACACACCGGTCGGCGTGGTTCAGTTCGCTGGCCGCGCCGCGGTGCTCGCCTCACCTGATCGTCTGGAGGAGGCCCCGCCGCTCACGGCAGCGGTGCCGACCGACGCGACGGATCTGGCGCAGGGCCTCTCGGCGGCCCTGGCGCTCGTGCCGCCCGATCGTGAGGGCCGGATCGTGCTCGTCAGCGACGGCAACCCGACGGCGGGCAATCTTGACGCGGCGATCAACGCGGCGGTCGTCCGCGGCGTCACGGTCTCCCCGATGCCGGTGGCGAGCGAGGCCGGCACCGACCTGGCCATCGACGGTCTCGACGTGCCCCCGGCGGTGCGCCGGGGCGCGGCGGCCCAGGCGCAGATCACGGTCGTGTCCGGCCGTCTCACCAGCGCACGACTCCGGCTGTGGAGCGCGGGCACGCTGCTCAGCGACGCCCAGGTCGAGCTTCGCCCGGGTCGCCAGACCTTCATCGCGGACTTGACCGGCCTGCCCGACGGCTTTCACCGCCTGCGAGCGGAGCTGCTGGAGGACGCCGACGTGCGGCGGGCCAACAACGTGGCCGAGGCCGCCACCTGGGTGCAGCCGGCGGGATCGATTCTGCTCGTCGGCGACGCCGTGGCGCCGGCAGTCCAGGGGGCGCTCGCGGCGTCCGGCCTCGACATCACCGCGGTCCGACCGGCGGACCTCGAGTCCACAGCGCTCAGAGAATTCGACGCCGTGGTGATGACCGATACCGCCGCCGATTCGCTGAGTCGCATCCAGATGGAATCGCTGCGGGAGTACGTGCGCGACGGCTACGGCCTCGTGGTGGCCGGCGGCGCCCAAAGCTACGCCGCGGGCGGGTATGAAGGCACGCCGCTGGACGAGGTGCTTCCCGTGTGGTCGAACCCAACCGAGGCGCGGCCCGACCCACGCCTGGCCATCGTGCTGCTGATCGATCGATCGTCGAGCATGTCGCGGGAGACGCCCGACGACAAAGTCAAGATCGACCTGGCGATCCAGGGGGCCGTGGAGGCGGTGGAGGTGCTCGACGAAGGCGACATCATCGGCGTGATCGCCTTCGACGAAAACACGCAGTGGGTCGTCCCGCCGCGCGCCATGGAAAGCGTCACCGACCTCTCAAGCGTGGTCGACGCCATCCAGCGGATTCAGATCGGCAATCTGACCGACATGTTCCTCGCCATGTATACGGCCAGGGAGCGACTGCAACGGGTCGACGCCTCCGTGAAGCACGTGATCCTGCTGACGGACGGCAAGGCCCACCGCGGCGACTTCGAGGCGATGACCCGCTCGATGCGGCGGCGCGATATCACCATCTCGTCCATCGCCATCGGGGAAGACGCGGACAAGGACCTGCTGACCGAGGTGGCGCGACTGGGCAACGGCCGCTACTACTTCGCACCCACGGCCAGCGACCTGCCGCGGGTCCTGACGCAAGAGACGCGGTTGGCCGGCGAGTTCGCCATCGTCGAGCGGGAGTTTCAGCCGCGGCTCCAGACGCCCAGCCCGGTCTTTGCCGGCGAGCTGCAGGGGCAGGCGCTGCCCAACCTGACGGGCTACGTCCGCACGCGGGCCAAGCCCACGGCCGAGGTCGTGCTGGCCTCCGATAGCAACGATCCCATCCTGGCGCAGTGGCAGTTCGGCCGTGGTCGCGCAGTGGCCTGGACATCGGATCTCGGGGGCGACTGGGCCGAGGACTGGTCCCAATGGCCCATGTTCGCCGCCTACCTGCGCCAGGCGGTGGACTGGGTGATGCCGCCGCCCGACGGGACGCTCGCGGAAGGCCTGTACCCGGTCGTGGAGGCCACCGCCGAGCGCACCACGATCACGATCGACTCGCTGGAGTCCGACGGGAGCTTCCGAAACGGGCTGGACACGAGCGTGCGACTGATCTCACCCGGGGGTGAAACGCTGGCCCACACCGCCCACCAGTCAGCGCCCGGCCGCTACACGCTCGACACGGCCAGCCCTCCGCCGGGCGTCTACGAGGTCCAGATCGAGCAACGCACCGCCGGGGCGCTGGTGGCGAGCAGCCAGACGTCGCTCGTGGTGCCCGCGCGCGCGGAATTCCGCAGCATCGAGCCCGACCTGGCCACGCTGCGCCGCATCGCGGCGGCGACGGGCGGCGCGATGGTCGAGACGCCGACGGATCTTGCCCGCACCGCGCTCCGCGCCACGCCCGGGGGTCAGCACCTGGGATGGCCGCTGTTTCTCACCATCGGGCTGCTGTGCGCCGTGGCCGACATCGGCGTTCGCCGGGTTCGCGGTACCCCGCGCGAGGTCTGGGAACAGCTTCGGGAGCGTGTAGAATCGCTGCGTACGGCGCTTCGTTCGCTGCGCCGCCTGCGGCGCTTCCGACAGCGCCCCTGACATCGTTTCTAGCCTGTGAATAACCCCATCGGGCGCCTCGCGCAATCATTTCAGCGGGCGGGGTTTGCCCTGTATCTGGTCGGTGGCCCCGTGCGCGACCGCATCCTCGGGCGCGAGTCTGCGGACTTGGACTTCACCACCGACGCGCGCCCGCCCGAGATCAAAGTGTTGCTGCGCCGCGCCGGCGCCGACCATATCTACGCCGTGGGCGAGCGGTTCGGCACCATCGGCGCGATCTTCGGCGACATGCCGGTCGAGATCACCACCTATCGGTCGGAAACCTACGAACCCGGCTCACGCAAGCCAAGCGTGACGTTCGGCCACTCGCTGGAGGGCGATCTCTCCCGCCGCGACTTCACGGTGAACGCCATCACGCAGGACATCGCGACGGGCCGCATCTTCGACCCGCTGGGCGGACTCGGCGACATCGCGCGGCGCGTGATTCGGGCCGTGGGCACCCCCGACGACCGGTTCCGCGAAGACCCCCTGCGCGTGCTGCGGGCCGTGCGCTTCGCCGCCCAACTGGATTTCACGATCGACCGCGACACGGCCGCCGCCATGCGCCGCCAGGCCACGGGCTTGGGGACGATCAGCGCCGAGCGGATCGGCGCGGAAATGCACCTCATCATGGCCTCGGACCGCCCCAACCGCGCCATCGTGACGCTGCTGGAGCTCGGGCTGCTGGGCTTCGTGATTCCCGAGCTGATCGCCATGCAGTCCACGGTTCAGGACGAGCGGCACGAGCACAAGGACGTGTTCGCCCACACCATGCGCGTGCTCGCCGGGACGCCGAACCGCCTGGAGTTGCGCTGGGGCGCCCTGCTGCACGACGTGGGCAAGCCCGCCACCAAGACCGTGCGTCGCGGGCGGGTGCACTTCTACGGCCATGCCGAGGTCGGCGCCCGCATGACGCGCACCATCCTGGAGCGGCTGCGCGCCGACAACCGGCTGACCGACCGCGTCTGCCACATCGTGGTGCTGCACATGCGCGCCAACGGCTACGAGCCGTCGTGGACGGACGGCGCGGTGCGGCGCTTCATCCGCGAAGCCGGCGCGGAGCTCGACAACCTGCTCGCCCTGTCCCGCGCCGACATCACCAGCTATCGGCCGCGGCGCGTCGAGACGGGACTCGCCCGCGTCGCCGAGTTGCGGGCGCGCTGCGACAGCCTGATGGCCGAGCAGGACGTCACCGCCCTGGACAGCCCCCTGGACGGCCATGCCCTCATGGAGCTGTTCCAGCGCCCGCCCGGCCCATGGATCAAGCCCGTCAAACAGCACTTGCTCAATCTCGTGCTCGACGGTGAGCTGGCCCCGGACGACACCGAAGGAGCGACCGAGATCGCGCGCGAGCTGGTCGAGCGTGAGTCGGGCATAGCGGCCGCACCGGCCAAGGCCTAGCTCGGTGGAGTCCAGCGCCGACCAGTGGGAGCGCCTACGGGGCTGGCTCCAGCGCAAGATTGCCCAGATGGCGGAAGGCGATTTCGAACGCCTGCCGCCGCAGTTCAGCGATGACCGCGGCCGTCGGGCCAGTGAGGCCTATGAGACGGTGCTGCTGGCGATGGAGGTCCTCGAAGGGCGGCGCGGCACGGTTGTCCGCCAGCCCGACGACACGACCTGAGCGGGGCCGCGCTCCCCTTCCGGTGGCCTAGGCTGCGTGCAGCCTGGGAACACTCCCCGCAAACCACGTCTGATCGCTTTGATTGTCACTCCGAGCCGCAGGCGAGGAATCTCAGACGTACGTTCTCGGAAGCAGAAAGTGAGATTCCCGCACCCCGGAACCTGGATTCCGGCTTTCGCCGGAATGACGGAAGGGCAGATCCGGTGGCCCGGGCTGCGTGCAGCCTGGGATAGTCGTGCGCCCACCCGACCGGTCGCCGCCCGCGACGCGCTAGCATGAGCCGTCTCGTCCCCGAGTCCAGCGAAGTGCCACAGGACCCTGACGCCACCGACGTATTGATCATCGGCGCCGGCGCTTCGGGCGCCGCCGTGGCCTGGTCTCTGGCTCGGGCCGGCATCGGGGTCACCTGCCTGGAGCAGGGCGGATGGCTGGATCGCACCGACTATCCGCACGAGTTGCCGGACTGGGAGATGCACCGGCAGACCGACTTTTCCAACGATCCAAACGTGCGCGGGCGGCCCGAGGACTACCCGCTCAACAATGCCGACACGCCCATCGCGCCGCTCATGTTCAACGCCGTGGGCGGCAGCACCATCCACTGGGCGGGCCACTTCCCGCGATTTCGGCCATCCGACTTCCGCGTGCGCGCGCTGGACGGGGTGGCCGACGACTGGCCCATCGTCTATGAGGACCTGGAGCCCTTCTACGAAGAAAACGACCTCAACGTTGGCGTGGCCGGGCTCAGCGGCGATCCGGCCAATCCGCCGCGCGGCCCGCGGCCGCTGCCGCCGGTCGCGCTCGATCCCGCCGCGTACGTCTTCATCGACGGACTCGAAAAGCTCGGCTGGCATTGGTGGCCGGCCGACGGCGCCTTGCTTACCGCGCCCTACGGCGACGGCCGCCACGTGTGCAACCGTTGCGGTCCGTGCGACTTGGGGTGCCCGAACGGCGCCATGTCGAGCGCCCACGTCACCTATTGGCCCAAGGCCCTGGACCACGGCGCGCGCCTCGTGACCCACGCCCGCGTGCGCGAGATCACGGTCGATGCCCGCGGCCGGGCGTCCGGCGCCGTCTACTACGACCGGGACGGCGTGGCGCGACACCAAGCCGCACGCGCGGTCGTGATGGCGTGCAACGGCGTGGGCACACCGCGTCTGCTGCTCAACTCCGCCTCGGCGCTGTTTCCCGACGGGCTCGCCAACTCGAGCGGGTATGTCGGCCGGAACCTGATGTTCCATCCCATCGGCTTCGTGAGCGGAGAGTTCGAGGAAGATCTGGTTGGTTACCAGGGTCCGCTCGGCGTGCTGCTCCACTGCCAGGAGTTCTACGAAACCGACTTGTCGCGAGGCTTCGTGCGTGGATGCCAGATGCAACTGCATCACGATTTCGGCCCGCTGAGCACGGCGCTCGGGGGGTTTACGGCACACCGCGTACCCTGGGGCGCCGATCACCATCGGGTGATGCGAAAGCGGCTCGGCCGCACGCTGTCGATCACCGCGATGACCGAGGATCTGCCGGAGCTTCACAATCGGGTCACGCTCGACGAGACCCTCACCGACAGCCACGGAATCCCGGCGCCAAAGATCAGCTACACGCTGAGCGACAACACGCAGCGCGCGATCGACTTCGTGGTCGCGCGGGCGCGCGAGCTCCTCGAAACGTGCGGTGCGCACGAGGTGCGGGAGCTGCCCTGCGTTCCCGAGTCGGGCTGGCACCTGATGGGAACGGCGCGGATGGGGAACGACCCGGAAACCTCGGTGGTGGACCGCTGGGGCCGCGCCCACGACGTGCCAAATCTATTCGTGGTCGACGCCAGCCTCTTCGTGACCGGGGCGCCGGTCAACCCCACCAGTACGATTCAGGCGCTGGCCCTGCGCACGGCAAGCTGGATCGGCGCCCATCACCGCGAGATCGCCGCGTGAACGCCGAGTTGCGCTTCCTGACCGACGAGCAGTTGCGCCTGGCAACGGCCGTGCTGGACGTGATCGTCCCGCCCGATGGCGAAAGGCCAGGCGCCGGCGGGGCCGGAGGCGCCGAGCGCTTGGACGCCATCCTGGCCGAGCGACCCGACGTCAGGCGCCCGGTGCTCGAAGCGCTGCGGGCGATTGACATCGCCGCCGGCCCACGCGGTTTTCTGGCACGTGATTCCGCGACCCGGCCCGATGTCTTGCGAACGGTTGAGATGGCGCAACCCGAGGCCTTCACCGCCCTGGTCACGCAGACATACAACGCCTACTACACGTGCCCCAAGGTTCGCCGTGAATTAGGCTTCACACCCGAGAATCCGCAGCCCGAGGGATACACGCAAGCCCGACCCTTCGACCCCACCCTGCTCGAAGGTGTGCGCACGCGCAATCGGACCTG
It contains:
- a CDS encoding VWA domain-containing protein, which gives rise to MTLDRIWLLAFLALIPLAIWMTHASRARLSRRRTAVAAILRSVAIAAMVVALAGPGGGSGPPVTIFAVDTSASVPLADQALAMGQVEDFARAFSSDTPVGVVQFAGRAAVLASPDRLEEAPPLTAAVPTDATDLAQGLSAALALVPPDREGRIVLVSDGNPTAGNLDAAINAAVVRGVTVSPMPVASEAGTDLAIDGLDVPPAVRRGAAAQAQITVVSGRLTSARLRLWSAGTLLSDAQVELRPGRQTFIADLTGLPDGFHRLRAELLEDADVRRANNVAEAATWVQPAGSILLVGDAVAPAVQGALAASGLDITAVRPADLESTALREFDAVVMTDTAADSLSRIQMESLREYVRDGYGLVVAGGAQSYAAGGYEGTPLDEVLPVWSNPTEARPDPRLAIVLLIDRSSSMSRETPDDKVKIDLAIQGAVEAVEVLDEGDIIGVIAFDENTQWVVPPRAMESVTDLSSVVDAIQRIQIGNLTDMFLAMYTARERLQRVDASVKHVILLTDGKAHRGDFEAMTRSMRRRDITISSIAIGEDADKDLLTEVARLGNGRYYFAPTASDLPRVLTQETRLAGEFAIVEREFQPRLQTPSPVFAGELQGQALPNLTGYVRTRAKPTAEVVLASDSNDPILAQWQFGRGRAVAWTSDLGGDWAEDWSQWPMFAAYLRQAVDWVMPPPDGTLAEGLYPVVEATAERTTITIDSLESDGSFRNGLDTSVRLISPGGETLAHTAHQSAPGRYTLDTASPPPGVYEVQIEQRTAGALVASSQTSLVVPARAEFRSIEPDLATLRRIAAATGGAMVETPTDLARTALRATPGGQHLGWPLFLTIGLLCAVADIGVRRVRGTPREVWEQLRERVESLRTALRSLRRLRRFRQRP
- a CDS encoding GMC family oxidoreductase, yielding MSRLVPESSEVPQDPDATDVLIIGAGASGAAVAWSLARAGIGVTCLEQGGWLDRTDYPHELPDWEMHRQTDFSNDPNVRGRPEDYPLNNADTPIAPLMFNAVGGSTIHWAGHFPRFRPSDFRVRALDGVADDWPIVYEDLEPFYEENDLNVGVAGLSGDPANPPRGPRPLPPVALDPAAYVFIDGLEKLGWHWWPADGALLTAPYGDGRHVCNRCGPCDLGCPNGAMSSAHVTYWPKALDHGARLVTHARVREITVDARGRASGAVYYDRDGVARHQAARAVVMACNGVGTPRLLLNSASALFPDGLANSSGYVGRNLMFHPIGFVSGEFEEDLVGYQGPLGVLLHCQEFYETDLSRGFVRGCQMQLHHDFGPLSTALGGFTAHRVPWGADHHRVMRKRLGRTLSITAMTEDLPELHNRVTLDETLTDSHGIPAPKISYTLSDNTQRAIDFVVARARELLETCGAHEVRELPCVPESGWHLMGTARMGNDPETSVVDRWGRAHDVPNLFVVDASLFVTGAPVNPTSTIQALALRTASWIGAHHREIAA
- a CDS encoding HD domain-containing protein, whose amino-acid sequence is MNNPIGRLAQSFQRAGFALYLVGGPVRDRILGRESADLDFTTDARPPEIKVLLRRAGADHIYAVGERFGTIGAIFGDMPVEITTYRSETYEPGSRKPSVTFGHSLEGDLSRRDFTVNAITQDIATGRIFDPLGGLGDIARRVIRAVGTPDDRFREDPLRVLRAVRFAAQLDFTIDRDTAAAMRRQATGLGTISAERIGAEMHLIMASDRPNRAIVTLLELGLLGFVIPELIAMQSTVQDERHEHKDVFAHTMRVLAGTPNRLELRWGALLHDVGKPATKTVRRGRVHFYGHAEVGARMTRTILERLRADNRLTDRVCHIVVLHMRANGYEPSWTDGAVRRFIREAGAELDNLLALSRADITSYRPRRVETGLARVAELRARCDSLMAEQDVTALDSPLDGHALMELFQRPPGPWIKPVKQHLLNLVLDGELAPDDTEGATEIARELVERESGIAAAPAKA
- a CDS encoding gluconate 2-dehydrogenase subunit 3 family protein; translated protein: MNAELRFLTDEQLRLATAVLDVIVPPDGERPGAGGAGGAERLDAILAERPDVRRPVLEALRAIDIAAGPRGFLARDSATRPDVLRTVEMAQPEAFTALVTQTYNAYYTCPKVRRELGFTPENPQPEGYTQARPFDPTLLEGVRTRNRTWRRV